The following proteins are co-located in the Spirosoma montaniterrae genome:
- a CDS encoding M14 family zinc carboxypeptidase, with translation MKLRYGFNTVAGIVFATVSLQAQQIDEIYNQKIREYTTDPRFLPASVLNLPDDPNVPSPRKHFGQIIGAPGVLHRTPEIYGYFKKLADASPYVSMEPVLTSEEGRPINLVIIGNDDAQKRLDHYKKQLALLADPRQVNPADLEKILGDTKLVYYLNGGMHSPEMGSPMMLMELAYRLATSQSEDIKTIRDNIIVLINPVSEPDGWDKQVDWYYRYTKNRKEFADGHPSVPYWGKYTYHDNNRDGLQNTQAITKGLYKIYYDWHPVVSLDLHESVPLLYISTGTGPYNETIDPITIGEWQTMAHHDITSLAAQGLPGVFTWAFYDGWYPGYGLWISNNHNSTGRFYETFGNAGASTYLRDLAEQKYAGDPATSKEWYRPVPPTEKVYWSYRNNINYMQAGVLASLSYGATNSRLLIKNFYQKGVNAIRKGTDETPRAFVIPKDQRDPGMAAYLVNQLRAQAIEVHKAETGLNAGDYVVLLNQPYRNLAVSLLTKQNYPKEAKFPPYDDIAWTLGYLYGVDVKAQDSVKYAPADLKLLTADAQYAGSLTRSDASDGTNYVLNYKAQSTVLPALYWAKNQSKTAKAAVLDERVILDSKDTLSAGSVVFGGLNAEQARKLSTQFGLDLKAVKGLPAANGSSVRQHDVTLPRVAIYHSWYSTQDEGWARYTFDQRSIPYTSIDKDDLKAGDLRKRFDVVLIPRMGGTAADFIHEIDKKYSPMPFTKTAEFPNHGLPDSTPDMTGGPGFDGINNLKTFVEAGGVLVALDNSAMMVAEAGIARPLRANTTAAGAGLFHPGSVVMAKARKTDSPLLYGYPETFPIFKGNTPLLQTAKYNRDMLVLQYGTKPLKDEEEYKGLIMGMPDKKPAKDRNVGPSETKAPKKEDPYVLSGMVKNEQAIIGHGAIFNVPVGAGRVVAFTFDPLHRFLNHHDAPMVWNALINWNQLNTPTKAVADSGTDAKGKTGGN, from the coding sequence ATGAAACTTCGTTACGGCTTTAATACAGTTGCCGGTATAGTCTTCGCGACGGTTTCGCTGCAGGCGCAACAGATCGACGAGATTTATAACCAGAAAATACGCGAGTACACCACCGACCCGCGTTTTCTGCCCGCGTCGGTGCTGAACCTGCCCGACGACCCCAACGTACCCTCGCCCCGGAAGCATTTTGGGCAGATTATCGGTGCGCCGGGCGTACTGCACCGCACCCCGGAAATTTACGGCTACTTCAAAAAATTGGCCGATGCGTCGCCCTACGTGAGCATGGAACCGGTGCTGACGAGCGAAGAAGGTCGGCCCATCAACCTCGTCATCATCGGTAACGACGATGCGCAGAAACGGCTCGACCATTACAAAAAACAGCTCGCCCTGCTGGCCGACCCGCGCCAGGTGAATCCGGCTGATTTAGAAAAAATTCTGGGCGATACGAAATTGGTGTATTACCTCAACGGCGGCATGCACTCGCCCGAAATGGGGTCGCCGATGATGCTGATGGAACTGGCTTATCGGCTGGCAACCAGTCAAAGCGAAGACATCAAAACCATTCGCGATAACATTATCGTGCTGATAAACCCCGTATCGGAACCCGACGGCTGGGACAAGCAGGTCGATTGGTACTATCGCTACACCAAAAACCGCAAAGAGTTTGCCGACGGGCATCCGAGCGTGCCGTACTGGGGCAAATACACCTACCACGACAACAACCGCGACGGGCTGCAAAACACGCAGGCCATTACGAAAGGGTTGTATAAAATCTACTACGACTGGCACCCGGTTGTCTCGCTCGATCTGCACGAATCGGTGCCGCTGCTCTACATCTCGACCGGCACCGGGCCGTACAACGAAACCATCGACCCGATTACCATTGGCGAGTGGCAGACGATGGCGCACCACGACATCACGAGTTTGGCCGCGCAGGGTTTGCCAGGTGTATTTACGTGGGCGTTCTACGACGGCTGGTATCCCGGCTACGGCCTCTGGATTTCCAACAACCACAACTCAACGGGCCGGTTCTACGAGACCTTCGGCAACGCCGGGGCCAGTACCTACCTGCGCGACTTAGCCGAGCAGAAATACGCCGGCGACCCGGCCACCAGTAAAGAATGGTATCGACCCGTGCCGCCTACGGAGAAAGTTTACTGGTCGTATCGCAACAACATCAACTACATGCAGGCGGGTGTGCTGGCGTCGCTTTCTTACGGGGCCACCAACAGCCGACTGCTCATCAAAAACTTTTACCAGAAGGGCGTGAACGCCATTCGGAAGGGCACCGATGAAACGCCCCGCGCCTTTGTAATTCCCAAAGACCAGCGCGACCCCGGCATGGCGGCTTATTTGGTGAATCAGCTTCGGGCGCAGGCTATCGAGGTCCATAAAGCCGAAACCGGGTTGAACGCAGGCGATTATGTGGTGTTGCTGAATCAGCCGTATCGAAACCTCGCCGTGAGTTTGCTTACCAAACAGAATTATCCGAAAGAAGCCAAATTCCCGCCTTACGATGACATTGCCTGGACGCTTGGCTACCTGTATGGCGTCGATGTGAAAGCGCAGGACAGCGTAAAATACGCGCCCGCCGACCTCAAACTGCTGACCGCCGACGCACAGTATGCGGGCAGCCTGACCCGGTCCGACGCATCGGATGGCACGAACTATGTCCTGAACTACAAGGCCCAAAGTACGGTGCTACCCGCCCTGTACTGGGCTAAAAATCAAAGCAAAACCGCCAAAGCCGCCGTGCTGGACGAGCGCGTAATCCTCGACAGCAAAGACACGCTCTCGGCGGGGTCGGTGGTGTTTGGCGGGCTGAACGCCGAACAGGCGCGTAAGTTGAGTACGCAGTTTGGACTGGATTTGAAGGCGGTTAAGGGTCTGCCTGCTGCGAACGGTTCGTCGGTACGGCAGCACGACGTAACGCTGCCCCGCGTGGCTATTTATCACAGTTGGTACAGCACACAGGACGAAGGCTGGGCGCGGTACACCTTCGATCAGCGCAGCATTCCGTATACCAGCATCGACAAAGACGACCTGAAGGCGGGCGACCTTCGCAAACGATTCGACGTGGTGCTGATTCCGCGTATGGGCGGCACAGCGGCTGATTTCATCCACGAAATCGACAAAAAATACAGCCCGATGCCGTTCACCAAAACTGCCGAATTTCCGAATCACGGCCTCCCCGACAGCACACCCGACATGACCGGCGGACCGGGTTTCGACGGTATCAACAACCTGAAAACGTTCGTAGAAGCGGGCGGGGTGCTCGTCGCGCTCGACAACTCGGCGATGATGGTAGCCGAAGCCGGTATTGCCCGTCCGCTACGCGCCAACACGACCGCTGCGGGTGCGGGGCTGTTTCATCCCGGCTCGGTGGTGATGGCGAAGGCCCGCAAAACCGATAGTCCGCTGTTGTACGGGTATCCCGAAACGTTCCCGATTTTCAAGGGCAACACGCCCCTGCTGCAAACGGCGAAGTACAACCGCGACATGCTGGTGCTGCAATACGGCACCAAACCGCTCAAAGACGAAGAAGAATACAAGGGTCTGATTATGGGAATGCCCGATAAAAAACCCGCGAAAGACCGAAACGTCGGACCGTCCGAGACCAAAGCACCAAAGAAAGAAGACCCCTACGTATTATCGGGTATGGTGAAAAACGAGCAGGCCATCATTGGTCACGGGGCGATTTTCAACGTACCGGTGGGCGCAGGCCGGGTAGTGGCGTTCACCTTCGACCCGCTGCACCGCTTCCTCAATCACCACGACGCGCCAATGGTCTGGAACGCGCTCATCAACTGGAATCAGTTGAACACCCCCACCAAAGCCGTTGCCGACTCAGGCACCGATGCGAAGGGGAAAACGGGCGGAAATTGA
- a CDS encoding outer membrane beta-barrel protein, protein MKTKFFCLAASLCSLGLATAQTTTTNSYSSPGTTTDTTYRATTTTTDSTGATNTGTMNTGTMNTGTMNNATGTTYGATTTTTTSTYTPTANATPAKERAWGKEGKFGVYAGVNFSRFVQEPIQDGSYRAGWQAGIYGRTGGTVFGQLGLEYRNSTTNLIRPRSTGTSGTGLPSQSVDNISGQINQHFIAIPAYVGLRIGSALGLRVQAGAELSTLVRNPNNEFGIGSDDFERAMFNGLLGAGINLGPLTLDAVYNRGFSQVFTDADTKRNILMLNLGFRF, encoded by the coding sequence ATGAAAACCAAATTTTTCTGCCTGGCTGCATCGCTATGCAGCCTCGGTCTGGCTACTGCCCAGACCACTACTACTAACTCCTACTCGTCGCCGGGTACCACAACCGATACTACCTACAGAGCGACGACCACGACAACGGACAGCACCGGTGCAACCAATACCGGCACAATGAACACCGGTACGATGAATACCGGTACAATGAACAACGCCACCGGTACTACCTATGGCGCAACTACGACAACAACGACCAGCACGTATACCCCAACTGCAAACGCAACGCCAGCGAAAGAGCGCGCATGGGGGAAAGAAGGCAAATTCGGTGTTTACGCCGGTGTGAATTTCTCGCGTTTTGTGCAGGAGCCAATTCAAGATGGCTCGTACCGGGCTGGCTGGCAGGCTGGTATTTATGGCCGCACGGGCGGTACGGTGTTCGGGCAACTGGGTCTGGAATATCGTAACTCAACAACGAATTTGATCCGCCCACGCTCGACCGGTACGAGCGGCACAGGTTTGCCATCGCAGTCGGTCGATAACATATCAGGTCAAATCAATCAGCATTTCATTGCTATTCCTGCTTACGTAGGCTTACGGATTGGTAGCGCGTTGGGCTTGCGCGTTCAGGCCGGTGCCGAACTGTCGACACTGGTAAGAAATCCGAATAATGAGTTTGGAATTGGTTCCGACGATTTTGAACGGGCTATGTTCAATGGTTTGCTGGGTGCTGGAATTAACCTCGGCCCGTTGACGCTGGACGCTGTGTATAACCGTGGTTTCTCGCAGGTATTTACCGACGCTGATACAAAACGGAATATTCTGATGCTGAACCTCGGCTTCCGTTTCTAA
- a CDS encoding ArnT family glycosyltransferase codes for MNQKLFFSLVLAGLGALFFLPFLGGVRLFDWDEINFAECAREMTVLGDYLRVHIDYQPFYEKPPFFFWCQAVWMNLFGVSEFTARLPNALCGIITLIYLYHIGKKLNGHRFGLLWSLAYVGSVLPHLYFRSGIIDPVFNLFIFIGLVNLIFASWKREQLGSKMIVPKSEWAYLLIGGFSVGLAILTKGPVALLVLGLTAVTYWALSRFRWYLSLWQGLVFVLAAAVFPLAWVGLETWLHGPAFIDNFIAYSIRLFSTPDAGHGGFPGYHFIILLVGCFPASIFALRAFAPLFIERNYQREFRRWMLMLFWVVLLLFTVVQSKIVHYSSLCYFPITYLAALTITQLEDRKITFNGWMRAGLIIVGGVFVLATVGLPLLAKRMDVVKSLADKDPFTQGNLNADVNWTGWEVLPGVWLVVLLGLTIYWFGKRQTMPQAPVVLFVGMGVFVTLTLWFFIGRIEGISQDAAMRFFERSQGKDVYVKTYGYRSYGPFFYTMKPPVRNTNYYNDDWLMHGRIDKDVWFIRKAQETPTHLDSLPDVRKTGEKDGWVFYERLKK; via the coding sequence ATGAATCAAAAGCTTTTCTTTTCGCTTGTACTGGCCGGGTTGGGCGCGTTATTTTTTCTACCATTTCTGGGCGGTGTTCGCCTGTTCGACTGGGACGAAATCAACTTTGCCGAGTGTGCCCGCGAGATGACCGTTCTGGGCGATTATCTCCGCGTTCACATTGATTATCAACCCTTTTACGAAAAACCGCCCTTCTTTTTCTGGTGTCAGGCGGTTTGGATGAACCTCTTCGGCGTTAGCGAGTTTACGGCTCGGTTGCCCAATGCGCTCTGCGGCATCATAACGCTGATTTACCTCTATCACATCGGCAAAAAACTGAACGGCCACCGCTTCGGGCTGCTATGGTCGCTGGCGTATGTAGGCTCTGTTTTGCCCCATCTCTACTTCCGGTCGGGCATTATCGACCCGGTTTTCAACCTGTTTATTTTCATCGGCTTAGTCAATCTGATTTTCGCATCGTGGAAGCGCGAGCAGTTGGGCAGCAAGATGATTGTACCGAAAAGTGAGTGGGCTTACCTGCTCATCGGCGGTTTTTCGGTTGGGCTGGCTATTCTGACCAAAGGGCCGGTTGCGCTGTTGGTGCTGGGCCTGACTGCCGTAACCTACTGGGCATTAAGCCGTTTCCGATGGTATCTGTCGCTCTGGCAAGGGCTGGTATTTGTGCTGGCGGCTGCTGTGTTTCCGCTGGCGTGGGTAGGGTTGGAAACCTGGTTGCATGGCCCCGCTTTCATCGACAATTTCATTGCCTACAGCATTCGGCTGTTCAGCACACCCGACGCCGGGCATGGCGGCTTTCCGGGTTATCATTTTATTATTTTGCTGGTAGGCTGTTTTCCAGCGTCCATTTTTGCGCTACGGGCGTTTGCACCCCTGTTCATCGAACGTAACTACCAGCGTGAATTTCGGCGGTGGATGCTCATGCTATTCTGGGTAGTGCTGCTGCTCTTTACGGTCGTGCAGTCGAAAATCGTGCATTATTCGTCGCTCTGCTATTTCCCGATTACCTATTTAGCTGCCCTGACCATCACGCAGTTAGAAGACCGGAAAATTACGTTCAACGGCTGGATGCGGGCCGGGCTTATTATTGTTGGGGGCGTTTTTGTGCTGGCAACGGTTGGTTTGCCGCTGCTGGCAAAACGCATGGACGTAGTGAAATCATTGGCCGACAAAGACCCATTTACGCAGGGCAATCTGAACGCCGACGTGAACTGGACAGGTTGGGAAGTGCTGCCGGGCGTGTGGCTCGTTGTGCTGCTGGGCCTGACTATCTACTGGTTCGGCAAGCGGCAAACCATGCCACAGGCCCCTGTTGTGCTGTTTGTGGGCATGGGCGTATTCGTAACGCTGACGCTCTGGTTTTTCATCGGGCGTATCGAAGGCATTTCGCAGGATGCGGCCATGCGGTTTTTCGAGCGGTCGCAGGGCAAAGATGTGTACGTAAAAACCTACGGCTACCGCAGCTACGGTCCGTTTTTCTACACGATGAAACCACCCGTTCGGAACACCAACTACTATAACGACGACTGGCTCATGCACGGGCGCATCGACAAAGACGTATGGTTTATACGCAAAGCTCAGGAAACACCCACGCATTTAGACTCGTTGCCCGACGTGCGAAAAACCGGCGAAAAAGACGGCTGGGTGTTTTATGAGCGGCTTAAGAAGTGA
- a CDS encoding MGMT family protein, which produces MLENKDYFEEVYRVVREVPTGRVTTYGAIARYLSLRAGARMVGWAMNAAHGSDVPAHRVVNRIGVLSGKHFFGGPTVMQERLEAEGIRVEDDRIVEFNKLLWDPSVELAV; this is translated from the coding sequence ATGCTCGAAAACAAAGATTACTTCGAGGAGGTGTACCGCGTAGTGCGTGAAGTGCCGACGGGCCGCGTCACAACCTACGGGGCCATTGCGCGGTATCTAAGCCTGCGGGCGGGTGCCCGAATGGTGGGCTGGGCCATGAATGCCGCCCACGGTTCCGACGTTCCGGCGCACCGGGTCGTAAACCGGATTGGCGTGTTATCGGGCAAACATTTTTTTGGCGGCCCCACCGTGATGCAGGAAAGGCTTGAAGCCGAAGGCATTCGCGTAGAAGACGACCGGATTGTGGAGTTCAATAAACTGCTCTGGGACCCTTCCGTTGAGTTAGCAGTTTGA
- a CDS encoding DUF3109 family protein, which translates to MILIDNTCISDDVAEKFFVCNLDKCKGACCVEGDMGAPLEGDEPAILDRIYEDIKPYLSPEGIRVIEQRGGYESDGEGGFVTNTVGGRECVYATWDAKGILKCGIEEAYNDGKVDWKKPISCHLYPIRVTKYEHFHALNYDRWPICSPACGLGEKLNVPIYKFVREALIRAYGEEWYEKLVAEIENK; encoded by the coding sequence ATGATACTCATCGACAACACCTGCATCAGCGACGACGTAGCCGAGAAGTTTTTTGTCTGCAACTTAGACAAGTGTAAAGGCGCGTGCTGCGTGGAGGGTGATATGGGTGCTCCCCTCGAAGGCGACGAACCGGCTATTCTCGACCGGATTTATGAAGACATAAAGCCGTACCTGTCGCCCGAAGGCATCCGGGTCATCGAGCAACGGGGCGGCTATGAATCGGATGGCGAGGGCGGTTTCGTAACCAACACAGTAGGCGGTCGCGAGTGTGTGTATGCTACCTGGGACGCGAAGGGTATTCTGAAATGTGGTATCGAAGAAGCCTATAACGATGGCAAAGTAGACTGGAAAAAACCCATCTCGTGCCACCTCTACCCCATCCGCGTTACGAAATACGAGCATTTCCACGCCCTCAACTACGACCGTTGGCCCATTTGCAGCCCCGCCTGCGGATTAGGCGAAAAACTGAACGTACCAATCTACAAATTCGTCCGTGAAGCCCTCATCCGCGCCTACGGCGAAGAATGGTACGAAAAGTTGGTTGCGGAGATAGAAAACAAGTGA
- a CDS encoding outer membrane beta-barrel protein: MKTFVKAALLLAGLCSTGVVFAQRNSYDDRYDDRDNDRQMRREERREERRMDDRFDERREYQRRNEEDRRYDNRYEDRQDRGNRNENRYDQRDLSRAYDEGFEDGQRSVDVAERKERRENYKRFTFGLYGGANATRFAGEDVQGNALSGRLGYQLGFFMRGGGRVYGQIGLEYLTSSSNISTIGSGTATTGTGSTTAISVNSITSSVDQQYLHIPVLIGVKLAQSERGVSGVRLAVGAELATPLAINNSINENAPAAIQQSNLQPVTFNGLANIGFDAGPLFLGVTYHYGFQDILREPVQGIVNSQRRILSVNVGLKF, from the coding sequence ATGAAAACTTTTGTAAAAGCAGCTCTGCTACTGGCCGGGCTATGCAGTACGGGCGTTGTCTTCGCGCAGCGCAACTCGTATGACGACCGGTACGACGACCGTGATAATGACCGACAAATGCGTCGGGAAGAACGGCGTGAAGAGCGACGCATGGACGACCGCTTCGACGAACGACGGGAATACCAACGCCGGAACGAGGAAGACCGCCGATATGACAATCGGTACGAAGACCGACAGGATCGGGGTAATCGCAATGAAAACCGCTACGATCAGCGTGACCTGAGCCGGGCTTACGATGAAGGCTTTGAAGACGGGCAGCGCAGCGTTGACGTGGCCGAACGCAAAGAACGTCGTGAAAACTACAAACGGTTTACTTTCGGGCTGTACGGCGGTGCCAACGCTACCCGTTTTGCGGGCGAAGACGTACAGGGCAATGCGCTATCGGGCCGTTTAGGCTATCAGTTAGGGTTCTTTATGCGGGGCGGTGGCCGTGTTTATGGGCAAATTGGCCTGGAGTACCTGACGTCAAGCTCAAACATCTCGACTATTGGCAGCGGCACTGCTACCACCGGCACCGGCAGTACGACAGCTATCTCGGTCAACAGCATTACGTCGAGCGTTGACCAGCAATATTTGCATATTCCCGTTTTGATTGGGGTGAAACTGGCGCAGTCGGAGCGGGGTGTTTCGGGTGTTCGGCTGGCCGTTGGGGCCGAGTTGGCTACTCCGCTGGCTATCAACAACAGCATCAACGAAAACGCTCCAGCCGCCATCCAGCAAAGCAACCTGCAACCCGTTACGTTCAATGGACTTGCCAACATCGGTTTCGACGCGGGCCCGCTATTCTTAGGTGTAACGTACCATTATGGTTTTCAGGACATTCTGCGCGAACCCGTGCAGGGTATTGTAAACTCGCAACGTCGAATCCTGAGCGTTAACGTAGGACTCAAGTTTTAA
- a CDS encoding precorrin-2 dehydrogenase/sirohydrochlorin ferrochelatase family protein gives MNTLFPIFVKAENLHTLIVGGGYVGMEKVTALLANAPAARVTLVAPDIRAEILEMAEHHPNLQLVQELYHENFLTDKDLVIVGTNDKGVNRQVQTDCKARRILVNVADTPDLCDFYLSSVVKKGDLKIAISTNGKSPTFAKRFREVLEEILPDSLQETLDNLTAIRNKLKGDFVQKMEKLNEITNVLK, from the coding sequence ATGAATACGTTGTTTCCGATTTTTGTCAAGGCCGAAAACCTGCATACGCTGATTGTGGGGGGCGGTTATGTGGGTATGGAGAAAGTAACTGCTCTCCTCGCCAACGCGCCCGCAGCCCGCGTTACACTCGTGGCCCCCGACATCCGTGCCGAAATTCTGGAGATGGCCGAACACCACCCGAACCTACAGTTAGTGCAGGAATTGTATCACGAGAACTTTCTGACTGATAAGGATTTGGTTATTGTAGGCACCAACGATAAGGGTGTAAACCGTCAGGTACAGACCGATTGTAAAGCCAGGCGCATATTGGTCAACGTAGCCGATACGCCCGACCTCTGCGATTTTTACCTGAGTTCGGTCGTGAAAAAGGGAGATTTGAAGATTGCCATCTCCACCAACGGTAAATCGCCGACTTTTGCCAAACGCTTTCGCGAAGTGTTGGAGGAAATTCTGCCCGACAGTTTGCAGGAGACGCTGGACAACCTCACGGCTATCCGCAATAAACTAAAAGGCGATTTTGTACAGAAAATGGAGAAACTGAACGAGATTACGAACGTACTGAAATAA
- a CDS encoding RagB/SusD family nutrient uptake outer membrane protein gives MKTKHIFIGLLTGAALGLAGCENFLDEVSSKTQIQAENVSQVQELDILLTGAYAGIARNVAFGGNALIIGETFGDLVAVNNVNYRNNPGRSSRVYTYTHREEDYGFQAEFLQWSTFGLNNANNALEILRRNQVQTPGQTDVRRNIEQQRGRLEGEARFIRAMCVFEQTRLMAYPWGHTPDNSHPGPIAAYRSLSEFSDLAYPRLSVRAAYDSVLNDLRIAERLLPDNYDPARHLPDYQPRANKYAALALMARVYAQQDNADSCLAVCNRLLGTGSSYRFPLVAGNQMLTNLFQRTGITPTTNSANRDEVIFELVNVAGRNVQTTNGAVIRVHYVLQTAYTPAQLANVNTLTAGPNLRMSQRFKTLANFDRTRDLRYRTLLDTASAATAATAWNNPNRLWFTRKWGSLGTSNLGPVQGVNTNVVLYRSAEFVLLRAEMNARRGNTAAALTDLNAIRTRAGLPALATPPADLLAEIRTEQVRELFTEGQRVYDLKRRREAIDPADRPTSPNGVDCAAGGCQAVAWNSRLTVFLVPQTYLDRNPLAVQND, from the coding sequence ATGAAAACGAAACACATCTTTATCGGTCTGCTAACGGGTGCCGCGCTGGGGCTGGCAGGCTGCGAAAATTTTCTGGACGAAGTATCGTCGAAAACCCAGATTCAGGCCGAAAACGTCAGTCAGGTACAGGAGTTAGACATCCTGCTGACGGGTGCCTACGCCGGTATTGCCCGCAACGTGGCCTTTGGCGGCAACGCGCTTATCATCGGCGAAACATTTGGCGATCTGGTTGCCGTCAATAACGTCAATTACCGCAACAATCCTGGTCGGTCGTCGCGGGTTTATACGTACACGCACCGCGAAGAAGATTACGGTTTCCAGGCTGAGTTTCTGCAATGGAGCACGTTTGGCCTGAACAATGCCAACAACGCACTCGAAATTCTGCGCCGGAATCAGGTACAGACGCCCGGCCAAACCGACGTTCGGCGTAACATCGAGCAGCAGCGCGGGCGGCTCGAAGGCGAAGCCCGCTTTATTCGGGCCATGTGCGTATTCGAGCAAACGCGGCTGATGGCGTACCCCTGGGGCCACACGCCCGACAATAGCCACCCCGGCCCTATTGCGGCCTACCGGTCGCTGTCGGAGTTCAGCGATCTGGCGTACCCACGCCTAAGCGTTCGGGCGGCTTACGACTCGGTGCTGAACGACCTGCGAATTGCCGAGCGGCTGCTCCCCGACAACTACGACCCTGCCCGACACCTGCCCGATTATCAGCCCCGTGCCAACAAATACGCGGCTCTGGCCCTGATGGCGCGGGTATATGCCCAGCAGGATAATGCCGATAGCTGCCTTGCCGTTTGCAACCGGCTGCTTGGCACGGGTAGCAGCTATCGGTTTCCGTTGGTGGCGGGCAATCAGATGCTGACGAACCTGTTTCAGCGCACCGGCATTACGCCCACCACAAACTCGGCCAATCGCGATGAGGTGATTTTTGAGTTGGTGAACGTGGCAGGCCGGAACGTGCAGACCACCAACGGCGCAGTTATTCGGGTGCATTACGTGCTGCAAACGGCTTATACACCCGCTCAGTTGGCAAACGTAAACACGCTTACGGCAGGGCCAAACCTGCGGATGAGCCAACGGTTTAAAACGCTGGCGAACTTCGACCGCACCCGCGATTTGCGCTACCGGACGCTGCTCGATACGGCTTCGGCAGCAACAGCCGCCACGGCCTGGAACAACCCAAACCGGCTGTGGTTCACCCGCAAATGGGGGAGTTTAGGCACCAGTAACCTCGGCCCGGTGCAGGGCGTCAATACCAACGTGGTATTGTATCGGTCGGCTGAATTTGTGCTGCTGCGGGCCGAAATGAACGCCCGCCGGGGCAATACGGCGGCTGCACTGACCGACCTCAACGCCATTCGGACGCGGGCCGGGTTGCCCGCCCTCGCCACGCCCCCCGCCGATCTGCTGGCCGAGATACGGACCGAGCAGGTGCGCGAACTGTTTACGGAGGGGCAGCGCGTGTATGACCTCAAACGCCGTCGCGAAGCCATCGACCCCGCCGACCGGCCAACCTCGCCCAATGGCGTTGACTGTGCGGCTGGTGGGTGTCAGGCGGTTGCATGGAATAGCCGCCTGACCGTGTTTTTAGTGCCGCAAACGTATTTAGACCGCAATCCGCTGGCCGTTCAAAATGATTAA